The Enterobacter huaxiensis sequence GCAGCTTTCGCGCCTCTTCACGCAGCAGGATCCCGTTCTCGGTTAACGCCACGCGGCGCGTTGAACGCGTAAAGAGCCGTGTGCCAAGTGCCTCTTCTAAAAGACGTATATTTCTGCCGAGCGCCGATGGCAGCATATCCAGCCGATGGGCTGCCTCGCCAAAATGCAGCGTTTCGGCCACCGCCAGAAAACAACGTAAATGCTGAAGTTCCATTTTTCACCGCCCTCGATTATTGCATTTTTTTGTATAAACCGTAGCGCATGATCCTGCAAGAAAAATCCGCATACTCAACTGAGCAGCACGACTGCGAACCCTACATATAAAATTATAAGGAACACCTCTCATGACCTGCACAATCGAACAACGGGTCATGCGCAAGATAACCTTGCGCATCGTACCCTTCATCATGCTGTTGTACTTCATCGCCTTCCTTGACCGCGTCAACATTGGTTTCGCGGCGCTCACCATGAACGAAGACTTAGGTTTTTCTCCCGCCGTATTTGGTTTCGGCGCCGGGATCTTTTTTCTCGGCTATTTCCTGTTTGAAGTGCCGTCAAACCTGATTCTGCATAAGGTCGGGGCGCGTATCTGGATCGCCAGGGTAATGATTACCTGGGGGCTGGTCTCCGGCGGGATGGCCTTCGTTCAGGGCACCACCAGCTTCTACACCCTGCGTTTTCTTCTCGGGGTGGCGGAGGCCGGTTTTTTCCCGGGGATCATTCTTTATTTAAGCTACTGGTTTCCTTCACAAAAGCGTGCGCAGGTGACAGCCATCTTTATGGCGGCGGCGCCCATCTCCACGGCGCTCGGTTCACCGGTTTCCGCTGCGCTGCTGGAAATGCACGGACTGATGGGCTTTGCCGGGTGGCAGTGGATGTTCGTTCTTGAAGCCGTGCCGGCGGTGATCCTCGGCGTGATGGTGCTCTTCTGGCTGACCGACCGCCCTGAAAAAGCGAAATGGTTGAGCGAAGAAGAACGCGGCTGGCTGACCGGCACGCTGGCGCGCGAGAACGCGGCGAAGCAGGCCACGGCGCAGCACAGCATCTGGAAAGGGCTGTTCGATAAACGCGTGCTGGCACTGTCGCTGGTCTACTTTGGCACCTCCGCCGGGCTCTATACGCTGGGGATTTGGTCGCCGCAGATCATCAAAAACCTGGGCGTCTCATCAATGACGGTTGGGCTGCTGAACGCAATTCCTGCGGTACTCGCGGTCTGTGCGATGGTGCTGTGGGCGCGGCACTCTGACAAAACGGGCGAGCGTTCCTGGCACGTCATTGGCGCGTGTTTACTGGCTGCGGTGGGGCTGTTTATGGCCGGGAGCGCGGTCAGCCTCCTGGGCGTGATCCTTGCGCTGACCCTCGTTAACTGTGGGATAAGCGCCTCTAAGCCGCCGCTGTGGAGTATGCCAACGCTGTTTCTTTCGGGTGGGGCCGCCGCTGCGGGCATCGCCACCATTAACTCGCTGGGCAACCTCGGTGGATTTGTTGGGCCGTTTGCGATCGGCCTCATTAAGCAGCAGACCGGGAGCTACGCGTGGGGCCTGTGGTTTGTCGCCGGGCTGTTGATTCTCTCTTCTCTCGTTGTGCTGTGGCTGTCGGCATCTGCCCGTAAAGTCCAGATCAACGGCACATTAGTTCATCCAAAACATTAATTAAGGAATAGACACATGAAAGATTACGCAATCGCCGCTATCCCGGCCGACGGTATTGGCCCGGAAGTCATTAACGCAGGCGTTGAAGTGCTTCATGCGCTGGCTGAACGTCAGGGAAATATGCGCTTCTCGGTTCATACCTTCGAGTGGGGCTCGGATTACTACAAAAGTCACGGCGTCATGATGCCGGAAGACGGGCTTGAACAGCTTAAAGCCTTTGATGCCATCTATTTTGGCGCGGTAGGCGCCCCGGACGTGCCGGATCACATCACGCTCTGGGGCCTGCGTTTGCCAATCTGTCAGGGCTTCGACCAGTATGCCAACGTACGCCCGACCAAAATTTTGCCGGGCATTCAGTCTCCGCTGCGCAAGGCCGTGCCGGGCACGCTGGACTGGGTGATTGTTCGCGAGAACTCAGAAGGGGAATATTCCGGTAATGGGGGCCGTGCGCACCGTGGGCTGCCGGAAGAGGTCGGCACCGAAGTGGCCATTTTTACCCGCACCGGGGTAACGCGCATTATGCGCTATGCGTTCCGCCTGGCGCAGACGCGCCCGCGTAAGCTGTTAACCGTCGTCACCAAGTCCAACGCCCAGCGTCACGGAATGGTGATGTGGGATGAAATCGCTGCCGAAGTGGCCCGTGAGTTCCCGGACGTCCGCTGGGATAAGATGCTGGTAGATGCCATGACCGTTCGCATGACGCTGCACCCGGAATCGCTGGATACCATAGTGGCAACGAACCTGCATGCGGATATCCTCTCGGATCTGGCGGGGGCGCTGGCCGGAAGCCTGGGCGTAGCGCCTACCGCCAATATCGATCCCGAGCGTCGATTCCCCTCGATGTTCGAGCCTATCCACGGTTCGGCGTTTGATATCACCGGTAAGGGCATCGCTAACCCGGTCGCCAGCTTCTGGACGGCGGCGCAAATGCTGGAACATCTGGGGGAGGCGGATGCCGCCGCTCGTTTGATGAGCGCCGTTGAAGCCGTCTGCGCCCAGGGCATTATGACGCCGGACGTAGGCGGCACGGCCAACACGCGGGAGGTTACCCAGGCGGTGATCCGCGCCATCCGTGAAGGTTAAGCCTATGGCTCAGACATCCGACAGCGCCCTGAGAGGGGCGCTTACTGAAATCTTCATGGCGGCAGTGAAAAGTGCCGATCCTTATGAAGCCCTGATAAGTGCGTTACCCGAGAAACCCCAGGGGCGCTGTATCGTGGTAGGCGCCGGGAAGGCCAGTGCCGCTATGGCTGCCGCGCTGGAAGCCGCCTGGCCCGAGGTGGAGATGCAGGGCGTGGTTGTCACGCGTTACGGTCACGCGGTGCCCACGCGCAGGATCCGCGTCGTCGAAGCCGCGCATCCCGTCTCGGATGCCATGAGCGAAGTAGCGTCAATGCTGATGATGGAGCAGGTGAAAAACCTCAGCGCCGAGGACTGTGTCATCGCCCTGATCTCCGGCGGTGGGTCGTCGCTGATGGCCTTACCGCGCCAGGGCATCACGCTTGCGGACAAACAGGCGGTGAATAAAGCACTGCTGAAAAGCGGGGCGACGATTCAGGAGATGAATACCGTTCGTAAGCAGCTCTCCGATATCAAAGGCGGTCGTCTGGCGCTGGCGGCGCTTCCGGCGCGGGTGATTACGCTCATCATCAGCGATGTGCCGGGTGACGATCCGCAGAGCATTGCCTCTGGACCGACGGTAGCCGACACCTCCACCCCGCAAGAAGCCCAGGATATTATTCATCGTTACGGTCTTGAGCTGCCTGAGAACGTGCTGCGTGTATTGAACACGCCGCGTAAGCCCGTTACGCCTGCGGAAATTACTCAGGATGTCAGATTGATCGCAACGCCCTCGGGCGCGTTAGCCGCCGCAGCGTCGGTGGCCGAGAAAATGGGCTACACGCCGCTGATCCTGGGCGATGCGCTGGAAGGCGAAAGCGCGCAGCTGGGGATAATGATGGCCGGGATTGCAAGGTCCATCAAACGGCACGGCGTACCGGTAAAAGGCCCTGCGGTGCTGTTGAGCGGCGGGGAAACCACGGTGACAATAGGCGCTGCCGGCGCAGGACGCGGGGGGCGGAATACGGAGTTTTTACTCTCGCTGGCCTGCGCCTTGAAAGGCGAGGAGGGGGTTTACGCCATCGCGGGCGACAGCGATGGCATAGACGGGACGGAGGATGCTGCAGGGGCAATTGTGACCCCGGAAACCCTTTCGCGCTCAACGCTTGATGCGAAGGCGACGCTCGCGGCGCATGACAGCTACAGCTATTTTGCTTCGAGCGGAGATCTGGTGATCACCGGCCCGACCCTCACCAACGTGAACGATATTCGGGCGGTCATTGTGCTTTAACGTGAAATTAAGCCGGACGGCGGCGGATGTCCGGCTTACGCGATCTCTTCTTATTATCCCGCTATCTCGCCTGCAGTAAAATTTCCATCAGCCCCGGAAAGCGGGCGTCCAGATCCTCTCTTCGTAAAGAGATTAAGTTCTCTCGCCCCTGAGGGCGCTGCCAGATCACGCCGCTGTCGCGCAGCACGCGCCAGTGGTGGGTCATGGTGGACTTCACCACGTCCTCCGGGCGTAGCGCGTTGCAGCTCAGTTCACTGCCGTCGGCCAGCCTGCGGATAATCGAGAGCCGGAGCGGGTTGCCGAGGGCAAACAGCACATTTTCCAGCAGTATTTGTTCAGGTTCCGGGTGGTTTGGGATCATCGTTTTCCTGCGTCTCACGTCAGATTGAGCTATATCAACAATAGGCCAACCGTTAAAAAATAGTTCGATAATACTCGTACAATAAGACTATTATAGCAAACGAACGAATACGCGACCATCCCGGTCGTCACAGACAAGTCAAAAGACTTAAGGAAATATCATGCCCCGACCCATCCCCCTCGAACGTTATCGCAACATCGGTATCTCCGCGCATATCGATGCCGGCAAAACAACCACTACCGAGCGCATCCTGTTTTACACCGGGATGAGCCACAAGCTGGGTGAAGTACACGATGGCGCGGCAACCACCGACTGGATGGCGCAGGAGCAAGAGCGCGGGATCACCATTACTTCCGCGGCCGTAAGCTGCTTCTGGCCGGGTATGGACGGAGGCTTTGAACCGCACCGGATCAACATTATCGACACCCCGGGGCACGTGGATTTCACCATTGAGGTGGAGCGTTCCATGCGCGTGCTTGACGGCGCCGTCATGGTGTATGACTCGGTTGGTGGCGTGCAGCCCCAGTCCGAAACGGTGTGGCGTCAGGCCAACAAATACCACGTCCCGCGCCTCGCGTTCGTTAATAAGATGGACCGTCCGGGCGCGGATTTCTTCCGCGTAGTGCGGATGATGCAGGAGCGCCTGAAGGCCAATCCGGTACCGATTGTGATCCCGGTGGGGGCAGAAGAGCATTTCACCGGCGTGGTGGATCTGATCAAGATGCGCACCATTCTCTGGGACGATGCCACCCAGGGCATGGCGTTTAGCTATGCGCCGGTGCCTGACGATTTGCTCACTACCGCGCAGGAGTGGCGGGAAAAAATGGTTTCCGCGGCGGCTGAAGCCAGCGATGCGCTGATGGATAAGTACCTGGAGACGGGCGATCTCGATGAAGCCGAAATTATTCAGGGGCTGCGTATTCGGACCATTTCCGGCGAGATACAGCCGATGCTGTGCGGCAGCGCGTTCAAAAACAAAGGCGTGCAGCGCATGCTTGACGCGGTTATCGAGCTAATGCCTTCTCCGCTGGACGTTCCCGCTATTGACGGTGTGGATGAGAAAGGGCAGCACGCGGAGCGTCACCCAAGCGATGACGAACCCTTCTCAGCGCTGGCGTTCAAACTGATGAGCGACCCGTACGTCGGGCAGCTGACCTTCATCCGCGTTTACTCTGGCGTGCTGAGAAAAGGCGACGCGGTGTATAACCCGGTAAAAGGGAAAAAAGAGCGCATCGGGCGTATTGTGCTGATGCACGCCAACGATCGTCATGAAGTGGACGAACTGCGCGCGGGGGATATCGCGGCCTGCGTTGGGCTGAAAGATGTCACCACCGGTGACACCCTAACCGACCCGAACGCGGTGATTACGCTCGAACGGATGGAGTTCCCGGACCCGGTGATTTCTCTGGCGATCGAGCCGAAAACCAAGGCCGATCAGGAGAAGATGGGCCTCGCGCTGCAGCGTCTGGCGGCGGAAGATCCGTCGTTCCGTCTGCACACTGACGAAGAGTCCGGCCAGACGATTATCTCCGGAATGGGCGAGCTGCATCTGGAAATTATCGTTGACCGCATGAAGCGCGAGTTTGGTGTCGAGGCGAACATCGGTCGTCCGCAGGTCACCTACCG is a genomic window containing:
- a CDS encoding MFS transporter, which encodes MTCTIEQRVMRKITLRIVPFIMLLYFIAFLDRVNIGFAALTMNEDLGFSPAVFGFGAGIFFLGYFLFEVPSNLILHKVGARIWIARVMITWGLVSGGMAFVQGTTSFYTLRFLLGVAEAGFFPGIILYLSYWFPSQKRAQVTAIFMAAAPISTALGSPVSAALLEMHGLMGFAGWQWMFVLEAVPAVILGVMVLFWLTDRPEKAKWLSEEERGWLTGTLARENAAKQATAQHSIWKGLFDKRVLALSLVYFGTSAGLYTLGIWSPQIIKNLGVSSMTVGLLNAIPAVLAVCAMVLWARHSDKTGERSWHVIGACLLAAVGLFMAGSAVSLLGVILALTLVNCGISASKPPLWSMPTLFLSGGAAAAGIATINSLGNLGGFVGPFAIGLIKQQTGSYAWGLWFVAGLLILSSLVVLWLSASARKVQINGTLVHPKH
- the fusA gene encoding elongation factor G, with amino-acid sequence MPRPIPLERYRNIGISAHIDAGKTTTTERILFYTGMSHKLGEVHDGAATTDWMAQEQERGITITSAAVSCFWPGMDGGFEPHRINIIDTPGHVDFTIEVERSMRVLDGAVMVYDSVGGVQPQSETVWRQANKYHVPRLAFVNKMDRPGADFFRVVRMMQERLKANPVPIVIPVGAEEHFTGVVDLIKMRTILWDDATQGMAFSYAPVPDDLLTTAQEWREKMVSAAAEASDALMDKYLETGDLDEAEIIQGLRIRTISGEIQPMLCGSAFKNKGVQRMLDAVIELMPSPLDVPAIDGVDEKGQHAERHPSDDEPFSALAFKLMSDPYVGQLTFIRVYSGVLRKGDAVYNPVKGKKERIGRIVLMHANDRHEVDELRAGDIAACVGLKDVTTGDTLTDPNAVITLERMEFPDPVISLAIEPKTKADQEKMGLALQRLAAEDPSFRLHTDEESGQTIISGMGELHLEIIVDRMKREFGVEANIGRPQVTYRETLRKAVKDIEGKFVRQSGGKGQYGHVVLSLEPTEPGSGFTFEDATKGGVVPREYIPSVEKGLREAMNSGVLAGYPVVDVKATLTFGSYHDVDSSEMAFRMAAILGFKEGARRADPAILEPVMHVEVETPEEYAGNIMGDLSSRRGMVQGMAEQYGSQIIRADVPLAEMFGYATTLRSMSQGRATYTMEFHHFAEAPRNVADEIIARRAK
- a CDS encoding tartrate dehydrogenase — translated: MKDYAIAAIPADGIGPEVINAGVEVLHALAERQGNMRFSVHTFEWGSDYYKSHGVMMPEDGLEQLKAFDAIYFGAVGAPDVPDHITLWGLRLPICQGFDQYANVRPTKILPGIQSPLRKAVPGTLDWVIVRENSEGEYSGNGGRAHRGLPEEVGTEVAIFTRTGVTRIMRYAFRLAQTRPRKLLTVVTKSNAQRHGMVMWDEIAAEVAREFPDVRWDKMLVDAMTVRMTLHPESLDTIVATNLHADILSDLAGALAGSLGVAPTANIDPERRFPSMFEPIHGSAFDITGKGIANPVASFWTAAQMLEHLGEADAAARLMSAVEAVCAQGIMTPDVGGTANTREVTQAVIRAIREG
- a CDS encoding ArsR/SmtB family transcription factor is translated as MIPNHPEPEQILLENVLFALGNPLRLSIIRRLADGSELSCNALRPEDVVKSTMTHHWRVLRDSGVIWQRPQGRENLISLRREDLDARFPGLMEILLQAR
- a CDS encoding glycerate kinase type-2 family protein; this translates as MAQTSDSALRGALTEIFMAAVKSADPYEALISALPEKPQGRCIVVGAGKASAAMAAALEAAWPEVEMQGVVVTRYGHAVPTRRIRVVEAAHPVSDAMSEVASMLMMEQVKNLSAEDCVIALISGGGSSLMALPRQGITLADKQAVNKALLKSGATIQEMNTVRKQLSDIKGGRLALAALPARVITLIISDVPGDDPQSIASGPTVADTSTPQEAQDIIHRYGLELPENVLRVLNTPRKPVTPAEITQDVRLIATPSGALAAAASVAEKMGYTPLILGDALEGESAQLGIMMAGIARSIKRHGVPVKGPAVLLSGGETTVTIGAAGAGRGGRNTEFLLSLACALKGEEGVYAIAGDSDGIDGTEDAAGAIVTPETLSRSTLDAKATLAAHDSYSYFASSGDLVITGPTLTNVNDIRAVIVL